A genomic region of Stenotrophomonas sp. NA06056 contains the following coding sequences:
- a CDS encoding response regulator transcription factor: MRILLVEDDPDLSRALQSGLERQGVVADVVGSLAEAALALREPVHQLMLLDRQLPDGDGVGFVATARALRPNLAVIMLTAKGGLLDKVEGLDVGADDYLVKPVAIEELMARIRAVSRRPSAMVTPRLRLGRLEFDFESLQAQVDGQPVALPRRQVLVLQALAMRQGRTVTRSALEAAVYGFDDEIQSNALDAHISKLRKALQQAGAGVEIHVIRGVGYLLAEA; the protein is encoded by the coding sequence ATGCGCATTCTCCTGGTCGAAGATGATCCCGATCTCTCGCGAGCCCTGCAGTCCGGGCTTGAGCGCCAGGGTGTGGTCGCCGACGTGGTCGGCAGCCTGGCCGAAGCGGCGCTCGCCCTTCGCGAGCCGGTACACCAGCTGATGCTGCTTGATCGGCAGCTGCCAGACGGCGATGGCGTGGGCTTCGTGGCGACTGCCCGCGCCCTGCGACCGAACCTTGCGGTGATCATGCTCACCGCAAAAGGCGGGCTGTTGGACAAAGTGGAAGGGCTGGATGTCGGTGCTGACGACTACCTGGTCAAGCCGGTGGCGATCGAAGAACTGATGGCGCGCATCCGCGCCGTATCGCGTCGACCGTCGGCCATGGTGACCCCTCGCTTGCGCTTGGGCCGGCTGGAGTTTGATTTCGAATCGCTGCAGGCGCAGGTGGATGGACAACCGGTCGCACTGCCGCGGCGGCAGGTGCTGGTGCTGCAGGCGCTGGCGATGCGGCAGGGTCGCACCGTAACCCGCAGTGCACTGGAAGCGGCGGTGTACGGGTTCGATGATGAGATCCAGTCAAATGCGCTTGATGCGCATATCTCCAAGCTGCGCAAGGCGCTGCAGCAGGCCGGGGCGGGCGTGGAGATCCACGTGATCCGTGGCGTCGGTTACTTGCTGGCGGAGGCCTGA
- a CDS encoding PilX N-terminal domain-containing pilus assembly protein yields MRPIPTVRRPSRRPPQLPQRQRGVVLYVALIMLLLLALIGIAGMQVAGMQEKMASNYRAANRSFQNSEAVVRNAERAAEAILDRKDLPKGSLISSSSISYDCEDQFDAIAWAQKQTVASVPSVNVRRIDKCGGPGGNAIDEGQPDDQATGTYQITAFAADDPTNPTSSSVVDTIFKL; encoded by the coding sequence ATGCGCCCTATCCCGACCGTGCGCCGCCCAAGCCGCCGCCCGCCGCAGTTGCCGCAGCGGCAGCGTGGCGTGGTGCTGTACGTGGCCCTGATCATGCTGTTGCTGCTTGCGCTGATCGGCATTGCCGGCATGCAGGTGGCAGGCATGCAGGAAAAGATGGCCTCCAACTATCGCGCCGCCAATCGATCCTTCCAGAATTCCGAGGCGGTGGTCCGCAACGCCGAGCGCGCCGCCGAAGCGATCCTGGACCGCAAGGATCTGCCGAAGGGCAGCCTCATCAGCTCCAGTTCGATCAGCTACGACTGCGAAGACCAGTTCGATGCGATTGCGTGGGCGCAGAAGCAGACGGTTGCGTCGGTGCCCAGCGTCAACGTGCGTCGCATCGACAAGTGTGGTGGCCCCGGTGGTAATGCCATCGATGAAGGACAGCCTGACGACCAGGCGACTGGCACCTACCAGATCACGGCCTTCGCCGCCGATGATCCGACCAATCCGACCTCGTCGTCGGTGGTCGATACCATTTTCAAGCTCTGA
- a CDS encoding PilC/PilY family type IV pilus protein: protein MATRRTQWMAAGSAVVVAGLAVVAYNLTAAQAQGVLAQAPLNNQVQTPPAFIMAVDDSGSMTFQTQFPGQDGEGCWDTSRQSFFDRNGNINTSGSCDYFYVLPGARINNYYGIPPLDSLGFARSSAYNPTYFNPAVNYGPWVDGTGAPYPNAAQAATKIDPRNTDTVALAGNYYTTNANNSFRMQNGMVIPANTPFRYGNSNYNLNYDYTWNNGAATVYMQYWPATFFTPWSSNNDPYPQLDGTANAYSSVARTKVNDACGSGCALWKYTIKSSNTAALQNFANWYSYYGNRNRAMIAGMTRSLADVNNLRVGYFRINQYGSYNSGTDNNKRLAMRDMAVPNDKAALYTDMIALTASGGTPNRFAVNAAALQFTRTDSTAPVQLACQKNAVMLFTDGFSNQGGPTTAGNADGTMGIPFSDGNFNTMADIVSQYYNNQSGQPPLRADLLAGQVPVVNACKAGNPDKRLDCQTNLHLNFYGVTLGARGNLFNPDLKQDAYTDASIYSNWPASQDDNRSTVDDIWHAAVNTRGEYINARTPEEITTAMRRVLSAVTSGASPSGGVGSSGARIGAGSISVAPSYEIANEGTDWFSRLTASTLSVDQKTRTVISTPIWEASAQLPAATARSVYFTKNGATSKFSGSNVTLDDLCTKPATLYPGMSRCNKAELEKLGADAASAVNYLLGDTAGEKRSGGKLRDRTTRLGDIVTSSPVVSAPIDDYGYRRFSGDLGTSYGLYLDGKARSAKYMVYVGANDGMLHAFNGGINAKGEVLGGGGSEDFAYIPATALGHMGNLLFPYNATDLNDQKFDHRYYVDGQISVGDSYYGRSWHTTLVGAAGAGGRSVFALDVTAGTAFGAGNKLWEISDLDSNLPEAVRKNIGHVLGKPVIVPVLENGAPVWKAIFGNGFNSANQKAVLFMVDIGTGTPRVTMIEAVEAAAPAGNNGLGSIVVVDRWGGSKQNERRRDGYSDTVYGTDQKGAVWKFDLRDTSTSLTTPLFTTRSYTEGGRTLRQPITGGITAGNGATGGVMLYFGSGSFSFVGDPTDTSLQSLYAVNDTVNGPVTGTLTRASLTSGAVSTTGDQRMLSQGTPPANARGWYIDLPTGERFVGNPTLSNGIVYMPTYVPMVGSTGCASSGNNWLFGLQALTGSGALGRATINSPDGTPVASGTAALKINSTSGSGGVVRDIKAGALSRDTPPNMVPGVPGSENPPAPPTPACVQPINKGDETLYVPYPCGRQSWRQIQ, encoded by the coding sequence ATGGCTACGCGTAGAACCCAATGGATGGCTGCCGGTTCGGCGGTCGTGGTCGCCGGTCTGGCAGTGGTCGCCTACAACCTGACCGCCGCGCAGGCGCAGGGCGTGCTGGCACAGGCGCCGCTCAACAACCAGGTGCAGACGCCGCCTGCCTTCATCATGGCGGTGGATGATTCCGGCTCGATGACCTTCCAGACCCAGTTCCCGGGCCAGGATGGCGAAGGCTGCTGGGATACCAGCCGGCAGAGCTTCTTCGACCGCAACGGCAACATCAACACCTCGGGCAGCTGCGATTACTTCTACGTCCTGCCGGGCGCCCGTATCAACAACTATTACGGGATCCCTCCGCTTGATTCGCTGGGCTTCGCGCGGTCTTCCGCGTACAACCCGACCTACTTCAACCCGGCGGTGAACTACGGGCCGTGGGTCGATGGTACCGGCGCGCCGTATCCCAACGCAGCACAGGCGGCGACGAAGATCGACCCGCGCAACACCGACACTGTGGCGCTGGCGGGGAATTACTACACCACCAACGCCAACAACAGCTTCCGCATGCAGAACGGCATGGTGATTCCCGCCAATACGCCGTTCCGGTATGGCAACAGCAACTACAACCTCAACTACGACTACACCTGGAACAATGGCGCGGCAACGGTCTACATGCAGTACTGGCCGGCAACGTTCTTCACGCCCTGGTCCTCCAACAACGATCCCTATCCGCAGCTGGACGGCACGGCGAATGCCTATTCGAGTGTCGCTCGCACAAAGGTGAACGATGCCTGCGGCAGCGGCTGCGCGCTGTGGAAATATACGATCAAGTCGAGCAATACCGCGGCACTGCAGAATTTCGCAAACTGGTATTCCTATTACGGAAACCGCAATCGCGCGATGATCGCTGGCATGACGCGCTCCCTGGCCGACGTCAACAATCTTCGCGTGGGTTACTTCCGTATCAACCAGTACGGCAGCTACAACAGTGGCACCGACAACAACAAGCGCCTGGCGATGCGTGACATGGCGGTGCCCAACGACAAGGCCGCGCTGTACACGGACATGATCGCGCTCACCGCCAGTGGCGGTACGCCCAACCGCTTCGCCGTCAATGCGGCGGCCCTGCAGTTCACCCGGACTGATTCGACCGCGCCGGTCCAGCTCGCCTGCCAGAAGAACGCGGTGATGCTGTTCACCGACGGCTTCAGCAACCAGGGCGGACCGACCACCGCCGGAAACGCCGACGGCACCATGGGCATTCCGTTCAGCGACGGCAACTTCAACACCATGGCCGACATCGTCAGCCAGTACTACAACAACCAATCCGGGCAACCGCCGCTGCGCGCGGACCTGCTGGCTGGCCAGGTGCCGGTGGTGAACGCGTGCAAGGCTGGCAACCCGGACAAGCGCCTGGACTGCCAGACCAATCTGCACCTGAATTTCTACGGCGTCACCCTGGGCGCGCGTGGCAACCTGTTCAACCCCGACCTGAAGCAGGACGCCTACACCGACGCCTCGATCTACTCGAACTGGCCGGCCAGCCAGGACGACAACCGCAGCACCGTCGATGACATCTGGCATGCGGCGGTCAACACCCGTGGCGAATACATCAACGCGCGTACGCCGGAGGAAATCACAACGGCGATGCGCCGTGTGCTGTCGGCGGTGACCAGTGGCGCCTCGCCGTCTGGTGGTGTTGGTTCCAGTGGTGCGCGCATTGGTGCCGGCTCGATCTCGGTGGCGCCCAGCTATGAGATCGCCAATGAAGGTACCGACTGGTTCAGCCGGCTGACCGCCAGCACGCTGTCGGTCGACCAGAAGACACGCACCGTGATCTCCACCCCGATATGGGAAGCCAGTGCACAGCTGCCGGCAGCGACGGCGCGTTCGGTGTATTTCACCAAGAACGGCGCCACCAGCAAGTTCAGCGGTTCGAATGTCACCCTGGACGACCTGTGCACCAAGCCCGCTACGCTGTATCCAGGCATGTCCCGCTGCAACAAGGCCGAACTGGAGAAACTGGGGGCAGATGCCGCCTCAGCCGTGAACTATCTGCTGGGCGACACCGCGGGCGAAAAACGCAGTGGCGGCAAGCTGCGTGATCGCACCACGCGGCTGGGTGACATCGTCACCTCCAGCCCGGTGGTCAGCGCGCCGATCGACGACTACGGCTACCGGCGCTTCAGCGGCGACCTGGGCACCAGCTACGGCCTGTACCTGGATGGCAAGGCCAGGTCAGCCAAGTACATGGTCTACGTGGGTGCCAACGATGGCATGCTGCATGCCTTCAACGGCGGCATCAACGCCAAGGGCGAAGTTCTTGGCGGTGGTGGCAGCGAGGACTTCGCCTATATCCCGGCCACCGCGCTGGGGCACATGGGCAACCTGCTGTTCCCCTACAACGCGACCGATCTGAATGATCAGAAGTTCGATCATCGCTACTACGTTGATGGCCAGATATCGGTGGGTGACAGCTACTACGGCCGTAGCTGGCATACCACCCTGGTCGGTGCAGCCGGCGCCGGTGGACGCAGCGTATTCGCGCTTGATGTCACGGCGGGAACCGCTTTCGGCGCCGGCAACAAGCTGTGGGAAATCAGCGATCTGGACAGCAACCTGCCGGAGGCCGTGCGCAAGAACATCGGCCACGTGCTGGGCAAGCCGGTGATCGTGCCGGTGCTCGAGAATGGTGCGCCGGTGTGGAAGGCGATCTTCGGCAATGGCTTCAACAGTGCCAACCAGAAGGCGGTGCTGTTCATGGTCGACATCGGCACCGGTACGCCGCGGGTGACCATGATCGAAGCGGTGGAGGCGGCCGCACCGGCTGGCAACAATGGTCTGGGCAGCATCGTGGTGGTTGACCGCTGGGGCGGCAGCAAGCAGAACGAACGTCGTCGTGACGGGTATTCCGATACCGTGTACGGCACCGACCAGAAGGGTGCAGTCTGGAAATTCGACCTGCGCGATACCTCCACCAGCCTGACCACGCCGCTGTTCACCACGCGCTCCTACACGGAAGGCGGGCGGACACTGCGCCAGCCGATCACCGGCGGCATCACTGCAGGCAATGGCGCCACCGGCGGCGTGATGCTGTACTTCGGCAGTGGCAGCTTCTCTTTCGTTGGTGATCCGACCGATACCTCGCTGCAGAGCCTGTACGCCGTCAATGACACGGTGAATGGCCCCGTGACCGGCACGCTTACCCGTGCCAGCCTGACCTCTGGTGCAGTGAGCACTACCGGTGATCAGCGCATGCTGTCGCAGGGGACGCCACCTGCCAATGCGCGCGGCTGGTACATCGATCTGCCGACCGGCGAGCGTTTCGTCGGCAACCCGACGCTGTCCAACGGCATCGTCTACATGCCGACCTACGTGCCGATGGTGGGAAGTACCGGCTGCGCCTCGTCGGGCAACAACTGGCTGTTCGGCCTGCAGGCATTGACCGGTAGCGGTGCACTGGGTCGTGCGACGATCAATTCGCCTGACGGCACGCCGGTGGCGTCCGGCACAGCGGCGCTGAAGATCAACTCGACCAGCGGCAGTGGCGGTGTCGTGCGCGACATCAAGGCCGGTGCGTTGTCACGGGACACGCCGCCGAACATGGTGCCGGGTGTGCCGGGGAGCGAGAATCCGCCGGCGCCGCCGACCCCGGCCTGCGTGCAGCCGATCAACAAGGGCGATGAAACGCTCTACGTTCCTTATCCATGCGGTCGCCAATCGTGGAGACAGATCCAGTGA
- a CDS encoding type IV pilin protein — translation MSRPSLSPRSLRSAAQGFTLIELMIVVIVVGILAAVAYPNYTDHVRKSRRAAAKAEMVEYAQRAERHHTLNNSYASFTFGETSSTKINSPREGGTTMYAVTIVPTATAYTITAVPQGNQAKDKCGTLTLNQAGVKTPANSSSLTCW, via the coding sequence GTGAGCAGACCTTCTCTTTCCCCTCGCTCGCTGCGGTCGGCCGCCCAGGGCTTCACCCTGATCGAACTGATGATCGTGGTCATCGTCGTCGGCATCCTCGCCGCTGTCGCCTATCCCAACTACACCGATCACGTGCGCAAGTCGCGTCGTGCAGCGGCAAAGGCGGAAATGGTGGAGTACGCGCAGCGCGCCGAACGTCATCACACGCTGAACAACAGCTACGCCTCGTTCACCTTCGGCGAGACCAGCAGCACCAAGATCAATTCGCCGCGCGAAGGCGGGACCACGATGTACGCGGTCACCATCGTGCCGACCGCCACGGCCTACACCATCACGGCAGTGCCGCAGGGCAACCAGGCCAAGGACAAGTGCGGCACGCTGACCCTCAACCAGGCGGGCGTGAAGACCCCGGCCAACTCCAGCAGCCTGACCTGCTGGTGA
- a CDS encoding TlpA disulfide reductase family protein, which translates to MLKRALFPVVALLLAALVIMLSWQNRQLRQVNEQMAAQLQQTQLDAHGLATGTRPELLTLRTTQQAHVDIGGARAVPQILYFFSTACRYCLASVPQLQQIAAARGSAELVGVGLPPYDQLAEYAGKHALAFPIAIDDQGEVSKRYRATLTPMLMVLAADGSVAYKHVGQLDTETVQAVAKAMNPGSHTN; encoded by the coding sequence ATGCTCAAGCGTGCACTGTTTCCCGTAGTCGCCCTGCTGTTGGCCGCACTGGTCATCATGCTCTCCTGGCAGAACCGCCAGTTGCGACAGGTCAACGAACAGATGGCGGCCCAGCTGCAGCAGACCCAGCTGGATGCGCACGGTCTTGCAACCGGCACCCGACCTGAACTGTTGACGCTGCGGACGACGCAGCAGGCCCATGTCGATATCGGCGGCGCACGCGCCGTTCCGCAGATCCTCTACTTCTTCTCTACCGCATGCCGCTACTGCCTGGCCTCGGTGCCACAACTGCAGCAGATCGCGGCGGCGCGTGGCAGCGCCGAGCTGGTGGGCGTCGGCCTGCCACCGTATGACCAGCTTGCCGAGTACGCCGGCAAGCACGCGCTGGCGTTTCCGATCGCCATCGACGATCAGGGCGAAGTCTCCAAGCGCTACCGCGCCACGCTGACACCGATGCTGATGGTGCTCGCCGCAGATGGCAGCGTCGCCTACAAGCATGTCGGCCAGCTCGACACAGAGACGGTACAGGCCGTCGCCAAGGCAATGAATCCGGGAAGCCACACCAACTGA
- a CDS encoding MipA/OmpV family protein has product MTSLSPALLRPLLCTVALSTPLLATAQEQAPGVQAGITVGATTGAYAHYDDKPLVLPALSWQGKRFFASPGSLGMNLYKADGLRLSAVATPYTLRFKTDDVNDPQLRRLHSRQMSAMVGINADYNADWGALAASVKREVSGHGGGVESSLHYSYPIQAGRFTWVPRVGVVHSSARLLDYYYGISDEEALRSGLAAYKPGSATSPSLQIAVSTPLGTKWRATGIVANQWFGDAVEDSPMARRSSQTSAFISLMRTF; this is encoded by the coding sequence ATGACCTCATTGTCCCCCGCCCTGCTGCGCCCCCTGCTGTGCACCGTCGCCCTCTCCACGCCGCTGCTGGCAACCGCGCAGGAGCAGGCCCCGGGCGTGCAGGCCGGTATCACCGTCGGTGCGACCACCGGCGCCTACGCGCACTATGACGACAAGCCGCTGGTACTGCCGGCGTTGTCCTGGCAGGGCAAGCGTTTCTTCGCCAGCCCCGGATCGCTGGGCATGAACCTCTACAAGGCCGATGGCCTGCGTCTGTCGGCGGTGGCGACGCCCTACACGCTGCGCTTCAAAACCGACGACGTGAACGATCCGCAGCTGCGCCGCCTGCACAGCCGGCAGATGTCTGCGATGGTCGGCATCAATGCCGACTACAACGCGGACTGGGGTGCACTGGCGGCCAGCGTAAAGCGCGAAGTGAGCGGTCACGGTGGTGGTGTTGAATCAAGCCTGCATTACAGCTACCCGATCCAGGCCGGTCGCTTCACCTGGGTGCCGCGCGTGGGCGTGGTGCATTCCAGCGCCCGCCTGCTCGACTACTACTACGGCATCAGCGATGAGGAAGCCCTGCGTTCAGGGCTGGCAGCCTACAAACCCGGCAGTGCCACTTCGCCGAGCCTGCAGATCGCAGTCAGCACACCGTTGGGTACGAAATGGCGCGCGACCGGGATCGTCGCCAACCAGTGGTTCGGTGATGCCGTCGAGGACAGCCCGATGGCACGACGCAGCAGCCAGACATCCGCTTTCATCTCGCTGATGCGCACGTTCTGA
- a CDS encoding PilW family protein, whose amino-acid sequence MSLPYSSRFRQAGLSLIELMVSMVIGLLLMLGVIQIFIASQAASRLSEGVARAQENGRFALDFLERDIRMAGHTGCVNDQAHMTLGLGEPHYNLGATTGSGSPLDFSVAVQGYEAPGTGPAATLAVGKGNVPTGLPSSIANLNPAPMPGSDILVLRFLAPEGVPVLGVAGSKLTVDATRWQRLTGGGVAAPTLFGVANCESVDFFGGTTSAGTITATGVDLSRYAPQPEPTMVYRAESLVYYIGNGASGPGLRRARANSAGAYAINEELVEGIENMQVLFGLDTTTNITTATPPVGNITTLNTASVVTTQANAAGANQWRRVGQVQVGLIARSPSSASASKPKDAAAKLGVLGMTYDQDGVTDGRYRTSYEVSIALRNRLFGN is encoded by the coding sequence ATGAGTCTCCCGTACTCCTCCCGGTTCCGGCAGGCAGGGCTGTCGCTGATCGAGTTGATGGTGTCCATGGTCATCGGCCTGTTGCTGATGCTGGGCGTCATCCAGATATTCATTGCCTCGCAGGCGGCGTCACGGCTGTCGGAGGGCGTGGCGCGCGCGCAGGAGAATGGTCGCTTCGCACTCGACTTCCTCGAGCGCGACATCCGCATGGCGGGCCACACCGGTTGCGTCAATGACCAGGCCCACATGACGCTGGGGCTGGGTGAGCCGCACTACAACCTGGGCGCGACCACCGGCAGCGGCAGTCCGCTGGACTTCAGCGTGGCGGTGCAGGGCTATGAAGCACCCGGTACCGGCCCGGCGGCAACGCTGGCGGTGGGCAAGGGCAACGTGCCCACGGGTCTGCCCAGCTCAATCGCCAACCTCAATCCGGCACCCATGCCGGGCAGCGACATCCTTGTCCTGCGTTTCCTCGCGCCGGAAGGTGTGCCGGTACTCGGTGTGGCCGGATCGAAACTGACCGTGGACGCAACCCGCTGGCAGCGCCTGACCGGCGGCGGCGTGGCGGCACCGACGCTGTTCGGCGTGGCCAACTGCGAGTCGGTGGACTTCTTCGGCGGCACAACCAGCGCCGGCACCATCACCGCCACCGGCGTGGACCTGTCGCGCTATGCGCCACAGCCGGAACCGACGATGGTCTATCGCGCCGAATCGCTGGTCTACTACATCGGCAACGGTGCCAGCGGGCCTGGCCTGCGCCGTGCGCGGGCCAATTCGGCCGGCGCCTACGCCATCAACGAAGAACTGGTGGAAGGCATCGAGAACATGCAGGTGCTGTTCGGCCTGGATACCACCACCAACATCACCACGGCGACGCCACCGGTGGGCAACATCACCACGCTCAACACGGCCTCGGTGGTGACGACCCAGGCCAACGCGGCCGGCGCCAACCAATGGCGGCGCGTTGGCCAGGTGCAGGTGGGGCTGATCGCCCGCAGCCCATCCTCGGCATCGGCGTCCAAACCGAAGGATGCCGCCGCCAAGCTCGGCGTGCTGGGGATGACCTACGACCAGGACGGTGTCACTGACGGGCGCTACCGCACTTCGTATGAAGTGAGCATCGCCTTGCGCAACCGACTGTTCGGAAACTGA
- the uvrB gene encoding excinuclease ABC subunit UvrB, with amino-acid sequence MSDSFQLVSPYSPAGDQPSAIAKLTSNFEAGVAKQTLLGVTGSGKTYTIANVIQQIQKPTLIMAPNKTLAAQLYGEFKAFFPHNAVEYFVSYYDYYQPEAYVPSSDTFIEKDSSINEHIEQMRLAATKTLLSRPDAIVVATVSAIYGLGAPEDYLSLRLILSKGERIDQRDLINHLTQLQYTRNEYELQRGTFRVRGEVIDVFPAESDSEALRIELFDGEVEKITMFDPLTGETMRNLQRFTVYPKTHYATTRERVLAAVETIKVELKERLEQLYAQNKLVEAQRLAQRTQFDLEMMAEVGFCNGIENYSRHLTGKNAGEPPPTLFDYLPADALLVIDESHVTIPQIGAMFKGDRSRKETLVEFGFRLPSALDNRPLRFEEWEARCPRSIYVSATPGPYEFREAGEDIAELVVRPTGLIDPVVEIRPVGTQVDDLMSEANERIKAGDRVLVTTLTKRMAENLTEYLTEHGIRVRYLHSDIDTVERVEIIRDLRLGKFDVLVGINLLREGLDMPEVSLVAILDADKEGFLRSTGSLIQTIGRAARNVRGKAILYADKITRSMQAAIDETDRRRSKQVEYNQEHGITPRSVLRPIVDVLEGARSDAAEKEARKGKGKGRSGVAEDAADYRSLSPAQLAARLKALEQQMYQHAKDLEFEDAARVRDQIRQLKEASLG; translated from the coding sequence ATGAGCGACAGTTTTCAACTTGTCTCGCCGTATTCGCCGGCGGGAGACCAGCCCAGCGCCATCGCCAAGCTGACCAGCAATTTCGAAGCCGGCGTCGCCAAGCAGACCCTGCTGGGCGTGACCGGCTCGGGCAAGACCTACACCATCGCCAACGTCATCCAGCAGATCCAGAAACCCACGCTGATCATGGCGCCGAACAAGACCCTGGCGGCTCAGCTGTACGGTGAGTTCAAGGCATTCTTCCCGCACAACGCGGTGGAGTACTTCGTCAGCTATTACGACTACTACCAGCCGGAAGCCTACGTGCCGTCGTCGGACACCTTCATCGAGAAGGACAGTTCGATCAACGAGCACATCGAGCAGATGCGGCTGGCCGCGACCAAGACCCTGCTGTCGCGACCGGATGCGATCGTGGTGGCCACCGTGTCGGCCATCTACGGCCTGGGCGCACCGGAAGACTATCTGTCGCTGCGCCTGATCCTGTCCAAGGGCGAACGCATCGACCAGCGCGACCTGATCAATCACCTGACCCAGCTGCAGTACACGCGCAACGAGTACGAGCTGCAGCGCGGTACCTTCCGCGTGCGTGGCGAAGTGATCGACGTGTTCCCGGCAGAATCGGACAGCGAGGCCCTGCGCATCGAGCTGTTCGATGGTGAGGTCGAGAAGATCACCATGTTTGATCCGCTGACCGGCGAGACGATGCGCAACCTGCAGCGCTTCACGGTGTACCCGAAGACCCACTATGCGACCACGCGTGAACGGGTGCTGGCAGCGGTGGAGACCATCAAGGTCGAGCTGAAGGAGCGGTTGGAGCAGTTGTACGCGCAGAATAAGCTGGTCGAGGCGCAGCGCCTGGCCCAGCGTACCCAGTTCGACCTGGAAATGATGGCCGAAGTGGGCTTCTGCAACGGCATCGAAAACTACTCGCGGCACCTGACCGGCAAGAATGCCGGCGAGCCGCCGCCGACCCTGTTCGATTACCTGCCGGCCGATGCGCTGCTGGTGATCGACGAATCGCACGTGACCATTCCGCAGATCGGTGCCATGTTCAAGGGCGACCGTTCGCGCAAGGAAACCCTGGTCGAGTTCGGCTTCCGCCTGCCGTCGGCGCTGGACAACCGTCCGCTGCGCTTCGAGGAATGGGAAGCGCGCTGCCCGCGCAGCATCTACGTGTCGGCGACGCCGGGTCCTTACGAGTTCCGTGAGGCCGGCGAAGACATCGCCGAGCTGGTGGTGCGCCCGACCGGCCTGATCGATCCGGTGGTGGAGATCCGCCCGGTCGGTACCCAGGTCGATGACCTGATGAGCGAGGCCAACGAGCGGATCAAGGCCGGTGATCGCGTGCTGGTCACCACCCTGACCAAGCGCATGGCCGAGAACCTGACCGAGTACCTGACCGAGCACGGCATCCGCGTGCGCTATCTGCACTCGGACATCGATACCGTCGAGCGCGTGGAGATCATCCGCGACCTGCGTCTGGGCAAGTTCGATGTGCTGGTCGGCATCAACCTGCTGCGCGAGGGGCTGGACATGCCCGAGGTGTCGTTGGTGGCGATCCTGGATGCGGACAAGGAAGGCTTCCTGCGTTCGACCGGTTCGCTGATCCAGACCATCGGCCGTGCGGCCCGCAACGTGCGCGGCAAGGCCATTCTGTATGCGGACAAGATCACTCGTTCGATGCAGGCGGCGATCGATGAAACCGATCGCCGACGCAGCAAGCAGGTCGAGTACAACCAGGAGCACGGCATCACGCCGCGTTCGGTCCTGCGGCCGATTGTCGACGTGCTGGAGGGCGCGCGCTCGGATGCCGCCGAGAAGGAGGCCCGCAAGGGCAAGGGCAAAGGCCGTTCCGGCGTGGCCGAGGATGCGGCCGACTACCGTTCGCTCAGTCCGGCGCAGCTGGCCGCTCGCCTCAAGGCCTTGGAGCAGCAGATGTACCAGCATGCCAAGGACCTGGAGTTCGAGGATGCCGCCCGGGTGCGCGACCAGATCAGGCAGCTGAAGGAAGCCAGCCTCGGCTGA
- a CDS encoding GspH/FimT family protein, whose product MPFPPRYRRHPLGVTVVELAAVMALLAILLALGLPVLLEPLERSRADTTRLRLVSVFNSARAMAITHRRVVTVCPSIDGTGCDADWASGWLIQADRSAGPDEAVGPRQFLAGTRSPRIRASSTQSRRYLRFQGDGRSGGSTLTVRICVGAQLHSEVIVNNVGRTRSVRQRTPAPCPF is encoded by the coding sequence ATGCCTTTCCCACCCCGCTACCGCCGGCATCCTCTGGGTGTCACCGTTGTCGAGCTCGCCGCCGTCATGGCGTTGCTGGCGATACTGCTCGCCCTGGGATTGCCGGTGCTGCTGGAGCCTCTGGAGCGCAGCAGGGCGGACACAACCCGGCTGCGCCTGGTATCGGTGTTCAACTCCGCCCGCGCCATGGCCATCACCCATCGCCGCGTAGTCACCGTATGTCCCAGCATCGATGGAACCGGCTGCGATGCCGACTGGGCCAGTGGCTGGCTGATCCAGGCGGACCGCTCAGCCGGGCCGGACGAAGCGGTGGGACCGCGCCAGTTCCTGGCTGGAACGAGATCGCCGCGGATACGCGCCAGCAGCACTCAAAGCCGCAGATACCTGCGATTCCAGGGCGACGGCCGCAGTGGTGGCAGCACGCTGACTGTAAGGATCTGCGTCGGAGCGCAGCTGCACAGCGAGGTGATCGTCAACAACGTCGGCCGCACACGCTCGGTCCGTCAACGAACGCCCGCCCCTTGCCCCTTCTGA